One segment of Sylvia atricapilla isolate bSylAtr1 chromosome 8, bSylAtr1.pri, whole genome shotgun sequence DNA contains the following:
- the MMS19 gene encoding MMS19 nucleotide excision repair protein homolog isoform X2: protein MAAAGAGAEALAASVRDFVSGQQEGRAAEVAAGVKDGTWTVLQLVEALGFCLENTDPRTRGRGIQLLSQVLLQCYSLLQEKEVLHLVLFYESRLQDHHLVIPSVLQGLRALSMCDVLSPGLAVSVLKAIFQEVHVQSLMQLDRHTVYSIITNFMSTREEELKGLGANFTFGFIQVMDGEKDPRNLLVAFQIVRDLIAKDYALGPFVEELFEVTSCYFPVDFTPPPNDPHGIQREDLILSLRAVLTSTPQFAEFLLPLLIEKLDSELQSAKLDSLQTLTACCAIYGQKELQEFLPSLWSSLRREVFQTASEKIETECLAALHALSACLSRSVLSSDSEDLLDSFLSSILQDCRHHLCEPDMKLVWPSAKLLQAAAGASLRTYHCITHSVLPLLLEQYTKHTQSSQRRTILEMLLGFLDLQQKWGHVEEDESVLLSLQAAVCSVVFSALTDPSVQLQLVGIKTLTVLGSLQGFLSSSDLELVVDHLIRLALHEEDSQSSEAAMEAAGSLAPTYPKVFSGRMVPRLEEELQSEREESYHNHHSLQQRCLQALAAVSTHTSIVRETVPVLLQHLQKVQKGTEASNTQDVVSVCQSLHRVALQCQQDAESCWYFHQTVVPCLLAMAVQAAMQESTHRLPGKALLEEEVLAAMIPVISAATTHLSPELAAQSVSHVVPLFLDGDVSFLPQNSFPCSFQPFGDGECLEAQRRLIALLMAFVCSLPRNVAIPQQEWLLRELLALSCSCNCPFTATTAAKCFAGLVNKHPAGQQLDEILQLAMNRMEPTLAEGPRRTQALTLLLWVTKALVLRYHPLSSCLTDKLLGLLGDMELGPAAADGFLLLMAESPDVLHKGCHADVRIMFRQRFFTDNVPKLVQGFHGAGPDVKANYLKGLSHVLNHLPKPVLVTELPTLLSLLLEALSCSDRVVQLSTLSCLHPLLLEAPQVMSLHVDTLVTKFLNLTSSPTMLLPYKGRVIRALAKPLDDKKRLVRKEAVAARGEWFLLGSPGR from the exons AtggcggcggccggggccggcgcgGAGGCTCTCGCCGCCTCCGTCCGGGACTTCGTGTCCGGGCAGCAGGAAGGCCGCGCCGCGGAGGTGGCGGCAG ggGTGAAAGATGGAACATGGACAGTGCTGCAGCTTGTGGAAGCCCTGGG GTTTTGCCTGGAGAACACAGATCCCCGGACACGAGGGCGAGGCATCCAGCTATTGTCACAAGTCCTGCTCCAGTGTtactccctgctccaggagaagGAAG TGCTACATTTGGTCCTGTTCTATGAGAGCCGGCTGCAGGATCATCACCTGGTGATTCCCTCAGTACTCCAGGGACTCCGAGCACTG AGCATGTGTGatgtgctgtccccagggctaGCAGTGTCTGTGCTCAAAGCTATCTTCCAGGAGGTACATGTGCAG TCCTTGATGCAGCTAGACCGCCACACAGTCTACAGCATCATCACCAACTTCATGAGCACCAGGGAGGAAG agctgaaagGCCTGGGTGCCAACTTCACCTTCGGCTTCATCCAGGTCATGGATGGGGAGAAGGATCCCCGCAATCTGCTGGTGGCCTTCCAGATTGTGCGTGATCTCATTGCCAAGGACTATGCCCTGG GTCCCTTTGTGGAGGAGCTGTTTGAAGTTACATCTTGCTATTTCCCTGTTGATTTTACTCCA CCCCCCAATGATCCTCATGGCATCCAGAGGGAAGACCTGATTCTGAGCCTCCGGGCTGTACTGACTTCTACACCCCAGTTTGCTGAG ttccttctccctctgcttaTTGAGAAGTTGGACTCGGAACTGCAAAGTGCCAAGCTTGACTCGCTGCAGACTCTG ACTGCCTGCTGTGCCATCTACgggcagaaggagctgcaggaattccttcccagcctCTGGTCGTCCCTGCGCAGAGAG GTGTTCCAGACAGCGAGTGAGAAGATCGAGACGGAATGCCTGGCTGCACTGCAtgctctctctgcctgcctctccCGCTCCGTGCTCAGCTCTGATTCTGAGGATCTGCTGGAttccttcctcagcagcatCCTGCAAG ATTGCAGGCACCATCTGTGCGAGCCCGACATGAAGCTGGTGTGGCCCAGTGCCAAACTCTTGCAGGCAGCAGCGGGTGCCTCCCTCCGCACCTACCACTGCATCACCCATAGcgtcctgcccctgctgctggagcagtaCACCAAGCACACGCAG agcagccagaggaggaCAATCCTGGAAATGCTGCTAGGCTTCCTGGACTTACAGCAGAAGTGGGGACATGTGGAAGAAG ATGAAAGTGTTCTGCTGTCGCTCCAAGCTGCAGTTTGCTCTGTGGTGTTCTCGGCGCTGACAGATCccagtgtgcagctgcagctggttgGGATCAAGACACTGACTGTCCTGGGCTCCCTGCAAG GCTTCCTGTCTTCCTCTGATCTGGAGCTGGTTGTGGATCATCTCATTCGTCTTGCTTTGCATGAGGAGGATTCCCAGAGCAG TGAAGCAGCAATGGAGGCAGCTGGGTCCCTGGCCCCCACCTACCCAAAAGTTTTCTCTGGACGCATGGTACCCAGGCTTGAGGAGGAGCTGCAATCAG AGCGGGAGGAGAGCTACCACAACCACCACTCCTTGCAGCAGCGCTGCCTGCAGGCCCTGGCAGCTGTATCCACCCACACCAGCATTGTGAGGGAgactgtccctgtcctgctACAGCATCTCCAGAAGGTGCAGAAAG GGACTGAGGCCAGCAACACCCAAGACGTGGTCTCTGTGTGCCAGAGCCTGCACCGCGTggctctgcagtgccagcaggatGCCGAGAGCTGCTGGTACTTCCACCAGACGGTTGTGCCGTGCCTGCTGGCCAtggctgtgcaggcagccaTGCAAG agagcACGCATAGACTGCCAGGcaaggcactgctggaggaAGAGGTGCTGGCTGCCATGATCCCAGTCATCAGTGCTGCCACCACTCACCTGAGCCCTGA GCTGGCTGCCCAGAGTGTGTCTCATGTGGTGCCCCTTTTTCTGGATGGCGATGTCTCCTTCCTACCCCAAAAcagttttccctgctccttccagcctttTGGG GATGGAGAGTGCTTGGAAGCACAGAGACGCCTGATCGCCCTCCTCATGGCCTTCGTCTGCTCCTTGCCCCGCAAT GTGGCAATCCCTCAGCAGGAATGGCTGCTCCGGGAGCTGCTGGCATTGAGCTGTTCCTGCAACTGTCCCTTCACAGCCACCACAGCTGCCAAGTGCTTTGCAGGCCTGGTGAACAAGCACCCAGCAG ggcagcagctggatgaaATTTTGCAGCTTGCAATGAACAGGATGGAGCCCACCCTTGCAGAGGGGCCCCGCCGAACACAGGCACTCACCTTGCTGCTCTGG GTGACCAAAGCCTTGGTGCTGCGCTACCAccccctgagctcctgcctGACAGACAAG CTGCTGGGCCTGCTGGGTGACATGGAGCTGGGCCCTGCCGCAGCCGATGGCTTCTTGCTGCTCATGGCTGAGTCCCCAGACGTGCTGCACAAGGGCTGCCATGCCGACGTGCGCATCATGTTCCGCCAGCGCTTCTTCACTGACAACGTCCCTAAGCTGGTGCAAGGCTTCCATGGGGCTGGCCCTG ACGTGAAGGCCAATTACCTGAAGGGCCTGTCCCATGTGCTGAACCACCTCCCCAAACCTGTGCTGGTGACAGAACTGCCCACG ctgctgtccctcctgcttGAGGCCTTGTCCTGCTCAGATCGTGTAGTACAGCTCTCCACACTGAGCTGTCTCCACCCACTGCTGCTCGAAGCTCCCCAGGTCATGAGCCTGCATGTCGACACACTGGTCACCAAGTTCCTCAACCtcacctccagccccaccaTG CTGCTCCCATACAAGGGCCGAGTTATCCGGGCACTGGCCAAGCCTTTGGATGACAAAAAGAGGCTGGTGCGGAAGGAAGCAGTGGCAGCACGTGGGGAATG GTTCCTGCTCGGGAGCCCAGGCAGGTGA
- the MMS19 gene encoding MMS19 nucleotide excision repair protein homolog isoform X3 has protein sequence MEHGQCCSLWKPWGFAWRTQIPGHEGEASSYCHKSCSSVTPCSRRRKSMCDVLSPGLAVSVLKAIFQEVHVQSLMQLDRHTVYSIITNFMSTREEELKGLGANFTFGFIQVMDGEKDPRNLLVAFQIVRDLIAKDYALGPFVEELFEVTSCYFPVDFTPPPNDPHGIQREDLILSLRAVLTSTPQFAEFLLPLLIEKLDSELQSAKLDSLQTLTACCAIYGQKELQEFLPSLWSSLRREVFQTASEKIETECLAALHALSACLSRSVLSSDSEDLLDSFLSSILQDCRHHLCEPDMKLVWPSAKLLQAAAGASLRTYHCITHSVLPLLLEQYTKHTQSSQRRTILEMLLGFLDLQQKWGHVEEDESVLLSLQAAVCSVVFSALTDPSVQLQLVGIKTLTVLGSLQGFLSSSDLELVVDHLIRLALHEEDSQSSEAAMEAAGSLAPTYPKVFSGRMVPRLEEELQSEREESYHNHHSLQQRCLQALAAVSTHTSIVRETVPVLLQHLQKVQKGTEASNTQDVVSVCQSLHRVALQCQQDAESCWYFHQTVVPCLLAMAVQAAMQESTHRLPGKALLEEEVLAAMIPVISAATTHLSPELAAQSVSHVVPLFLDGDVSFLPQNSFPCSFQPFGDGECLEAQRRLIALLMAFVCSLPRNVAIPQQEWLLRELLALSCSCNCPFTATTAAKCFAGLVNKHPAGQQLDEILQLAMNRMEPTLAEGPRRTQALTLLLWVTKALVLRYHPLSSCLTDKLLGLLGDMELGPAAADGFLLLMAESPDVLHKGCHADVRIMFRQRFFTDNVPKLVQGFHGAGPDVKANYLKGLSHVLNHLPKPVLVTELPTLLSLLLEALSCSDRVVQLSTLSCLHPLLLEAPQVMSLHVDTLVTKFLNLTSSPTMAVRIAALRCAHALTSLPTTVLLPYKGRVIRALAKPLDDKKRLVRKEAVAARGEWFLLGSPGR, from the exons ATGGAACATGGACAGTGCTGCAGCTTGTGGAAGCCCTGGG GTTTTGCCTGGAGAACACAGATCCCCGGACACGAGGGCGAGGCATCCAGCTATTGTCACAAGTCCTGCTCCAGTGTtactccctgctccaggagaagGAAG AGCATGTGTGatgtgctgtccccagggctaGCAGTGTCTGTGCTCAAAGCTATCTTCCAGGAGGTACATGTGCAG TCCTTGATGCAGCTAGACCGCCACACAGTCTACAGCATCATCACCAACTTCATGAGCACCAGGGAGGAAG agctgaaagGCCTGGGTGCCAACTTCACCTTCGGCTTCATCCAGGTCATGGATGGGGAGAAGGATCCCCGCAATCTGCTGGTGGCCTTCCAGATTGTGCGTGATCTCATTGCCAAGGACTATGCCCTGG GTCCCTTTGTGGAGGAGCTGTTTGAAGTTACATCTTGCTATTTCCCTGTTGATTTTACTCCA CCCCCCAATGATCCTCATGGCATCCAGAGGGAAGACCTGATTCTGAGCCTCCGGGCTGTACTGACTTCTACACCCCAGTTTGCTGAG ttccttctccctctgcttaTTGAGAAGTTGGACTCGGAACTGCAAAGTGCCAAGCTTGACTCGCTGCAGACTCTG ACTGCCTGCTGTGCCATCTACgggcagaaggagctgcaggaattccttcccagcctCTGGTCGTCCCTGCGCAGAGAG GTGTTCCAGACAGCGAGTGAGAAGATCGAGACGGAATGCCTGGCTGCACTGCAtgctctctctgcctgcctctccCGCTCCGTGCTCAGCTCTGATTCTGAGGATCTGCTGGAttccttcctcagcagcatCCTGCAAG ATTGCAGGCACCATCTGTGCGAGCCCGACATGAAGCTGGTGTGGCCCAGTGCCAAACTCTTGCAGGCAGCAGCGGGTGCCTCCCTCCGCACCTACCACTGCATCACCCATAGcgtcctgcccctgctgctggagcagtaCACCAAGCACACGCAG agcagccagaggaggaCAATCCTGGAAATGCTGCTAGGCTTCCTGGACTTACAGCAGAAGTGGGGACATGTGGAAGAAG ATGAAAGTGTTCTGCTGTCGCTCCAAGCTGCAGTTTGCTCTGTGGTGTTCTCGGCGCTGACAGATCccagtgtgcagctgcagctggttgGGATCAAGACACTGACTGTCCTGGGCTCCCTGCAAG GCTTCCTGTCTTCCTCTGATCTGGAGCTGGTTGTGGATCATCTCATTCGTCTTGCTTTGCATGAGGAGGATTCCCAGAGCAG TGAAGCAGCAATGGAGGCAGCTGGGTCCCTGGCCCCCACCTACCCAAAAGTTTTCTCTGGACGCATGGTACCCAGGCTTGAGGAGGAGCTGCAATCAG AGCGGGAGGAGAGCTACCACAACCACCACTCCTTGCAGCAGCGCTGCCTGCAGGCCCTGGCAGCTGTATCCACCCACACCAGCATTGTGAGGGAgactgtccctgtcctgctACAGCATCTCCAGAAGGTGCAGAAAG GGACTGAGGCCAGCAACACCCAAGACGTGGTCTCTGTGTGCCAGAGCCTGCACCGCGTggctctgcagtgccagcaggatGCCGAGAGCTGCTGGTACTTCCACCAGACGGTTGTGCCGTGCCTGCTGGCCAtggctgtgcaggcagccaTGCAAG agagcACGCATAGACTGCCAGGcaaggcactgctggaggaAGAGGTGCTGGCTGCCATGATCCCAGTCATCAGTGCTGCCACCACTCACCTGAGCCCTGA GCTGGCTGCCCAGAGTGTGTCTCATGTGGTGCCCCTTTTTCTGGATGGCGATGTCTCCTTCCTACCCCAAAAcagttttccctgctccttccagcctttTGGG GATGGAGAGTGCTTGGAAGCACAGAGACGCCTGATCGCCCTCCTCATGGCCTTCGTCTGCTCCTTGCCCCGCAAT GTGGCAATCCCTCAGCAGGAATGGCTGCTCCGGGAGCTGCTGGCATTGAGCTGTTCCTGCAACTGTCCCTTCACAGCCACCACAGCTGCCAAGTGCTTTGCAGGCCTGGTGAACAAGCACCCAGCAG ggcagcagctggatgaaATTTTGCAGCTTGCAATGAACAGGATGGAGCCCACCCTTGCAGAGGGGCCCCGCCGAACACAGGCACTCACCTTGCTGCTCTGG GTGACCAAAGCCTTGGTGCTGCGCTACCAccccctgagctcctgcctGACAGACAAG CTGCTGGGCCTGCTGGGTGACATGGAGCTGGGCCCTGCCGCAGCCGATGGCTTCTTGCTGCTCATGGCTGAGTCCCCAGACGTGCTGCACAAGGGCTGCCATGCCGACGTGCGCATCATGTTCCGCCAGCGCTTCTTCACTGACAACGTCCCTAAGCTGGTGCAAGGCTTCCATGGGGCTGGCCCTG ACGTGAAGGCCAATTACCTGAAGGGCCTGTCCCATGTGCTGAACCACCTCCCCAAACCTGTGCTGGTGACAGAACTGCCCACG ctgctgtccctcctgcttGAGGCCTTGTCCTGCTCAGATCGTGTAGTACAGCTCTCCACACTGAGCTGTCTCCACCCACTGCTGCTCGAAGCTCCCCAGGTCATGAGCCTGCATGTCGACACACTGGTCACCAAGTTCCTCAACCtcacctccagccccaccaTG GCTGTCCGCATCGCCGCCCTGCGCTGTGCCCATGCCCTCACCAGTCTGCCCACAACAGTG CTGCTCCCATACAAGGGCCGAGTTATCCGGGCACTGGCCAAGCCTTTGGATGACAAAAAGAGGCTGGTGCGGAAGGAAGCAGTGGCAGCACGTGGGGAATG GTTCCTGCTCGGGAGCCCAGGCAGGTGA
- the MMS19 gene encoding MMS19 nucleotide excision repair protein homolog isoform X1, producing MAAAGAGAEALAASVRDFVSGQQEGRAAEVAAGVKDGTWTVLQLVEALGFCLENTDPRTRGRGIQLLSQVLLQCYSLLQEKEVLHLVLFYESRLQDHHLVIPSVLQGLRALSMCDVLSPGLAVSVLKAIFQEVHVQSLMQLDRHTVYSIITNFMSTREEELKGLGANFTFGFIQVMDGEKDPRNLLVAFQIVRDLIAKDYALGPFVEELFEVTSCYFPVDFTPPPNDPHGIQREDLILSLRAVLTSTPQFAEFLLPLLIEKLDSELQSAKLDSLQTLTACCAIYGQKELQEFLPSLWSSLRREVFQTASEKIETECLAALHALSACLSRSVLSSDSEDLLDSFLSSILQDCRHHLCEPDMKLVWPSAKLLQAAAGASLRTYHCITHSVLPLLLEQYTKHTQSSQRRTILEMLLGFLDLQQKWGHVEEDESVLLSLQAAVCSVVFSALTDPSVQLQLVGIKTLTVLGSLQGFLSSSDLELVVDHLIRLALHEEDSQSSEAAMEAAGSLAPTYPKVFSGRMVPRLEEELQSEREESYHNHHSLQQRCLQALAAVSTHTSIVRETVPVLLQHLQKVQKGTEASNTQDVVSVCQSLHRVALQCQQDAESCWYFHQTVVPCLLAMAVQAAMQESTHRLPGKALLEEEVLAAMIPVISAATTHLSPELAAQSVSHVVPLFLDGDVSFLPQNSFPCSFQPFGDGECLEAQRRLIALLMAFVCSLPRNVAIPQQEWLLRELLALSCSCNCPFTATTAAKCFAGLVNKHPAGQQLDEILQLAMNRMEPTLAEGPRRTQALTLLLWVTKALVLRYHPLSSCLTDKLLGLLGDMELGPAAADGFLLLMAESPDVLHKGCHADVRIMFRQRFFTDNVPKLVQGFHGAGPDVKANYLKGLSHVLNHLPKPVLVTELPTLLSLLLEALSCSDRVVQLSTLSCLHPLLLEAPQVMSLHVDTLVTKFLNLTSSPTMAVRIAALRCAHALTSLPTTVLLPYKGRVIRALAKPLDDKKRLVRKEAVAARGEWFLLGSPGR from the exons AtggcggcggccggggccggcgcgGAGGCTCTCGCCGCCTCCGTCCGGGACTTCGTGTCCGGGCAGCAGGAAGGCCGCGCCGCGGAGGTGGCGGCAG ggGTGAAAGATGGAACATGGACAGTGCTGCAGCTTGTGGAAGCCCTGGG GTTTTGCCTGGAGAACACAGATCCCCGGACACGAGGGCGAGGCATCCAGCTATTGTCACAAGTCCTGCTCCAGTGTtactccctgctccaggagaagGAAG TGCTACATTTGGTCCTGTTCTATGAGAGCCGGCTGCAGGATCATCACCTGGTGATTCCCTCAGTACTCCAGGGACTCCGAGCACTG AGCATGTGTGatgtgctgtccccagggctaGCAGTGTCTGTGCTCAAAGCTATCTTCCAGGAGGTACATGTGCAG TCCTTGATGCAGCTAGACCGCCACACAGTCTACAGCATCATCACCAACTTCATGAGCACCAGGGAGGAAG agctgaaagGCCTGGGTGCCAACTTCACCTTCGGCTTCATCCAGGTCATGGATGGGGAGAAGGATCCCCGCAATCTGCTGGTGGCCTTCCAGATTGTGCGTGATCTCATTGCCAAGGACTATGCCCTGG GTCCCTTTGTGGAGGAGCTGTTTGAAGTTACATCTTGCTATTTCCCTGTTGATTTTACTCCA CCCCCCAATGATCCTCATGGCATCCAGAGGGAAGACCTGATTCTGAGCCTCCGGGCTGTACTGACTTCTACACCCCAGTTTGCTGAG ttccttctccctctgcttaTTGAGAAGTTGGACTCGGAACTGCAAAGTGCCAAGCTTGACTCGCTGCAGACTCTG ACTGCCTGCTGTGCCATCTACgggcagaaggagctgcaggaattccttcccagcctCTGGTCGTCCCTGCGCAGAGAG GTGTTCCAGACAGCGAGTGAGAAGATCGAGACGGAATGCCTGGCTGCACTGCAtgctctctctgcctgcctctccCGCTCCGTGCTCAGCTCTGATTCTGAGGATCTGCTGGAttccttcctcagcagcatCCTGCAAG ATTGCAGGCACCATCTGTGCGAGCCCGACATGAAGCTGGTGTGGCCCAGTGCCAAACTCTTGCAGGCAGCAGCGGGTGCCTCCCTCCGCACCTACCACTGCATCACCCATAGcgtcctgcccctgctgctggagcagtaCACCAAGCACACGCAG agcagccagaggaggaCAATCCTGGAAATGCTGCTAGGCTTCCTGGACTTACAGCAGAAGTGGGGACATGTGGAAGAAG ATGAAAGTGTTCTGCTGTCGCTCCAAGCTGCAGTTTGCTCTGTGGTGTTCTCGGCGCTGACAGATCccagtgtgcagctgcagctggttgGGATCAAGACACTGACTGTCCTGGGCTCCCTGCAAG GCTTCCTGTCTTCCTCTGATCTGGAGCTGGTTGTGGATCATCTCATTCGTCTTGCTTTGCATGAGGAGGATTCCCAGAGCAG TGAAGCAGCAATGGAGGCAGCTGGGTCCCTGGCCCCCACCTACCCAAAAGTTTTCTCTGGACGCATGGTACCCAGGCTTGAGGAGGAGCTGCAATCAG AGCGGGAGGAGAGCTACCACAACCACCACTCCTTGCAGCAGCGCTGCCTGCAGGCCCTGGCAGCTGTATCCACCCACACCAGCATTGTGAGGGAgactgtccctgtcctgctACAGCATCTCCAGAAGGTGCAGAAAG GGACTGAGGCCAGCAACACCCAAGACGTGGTCTCTGTGTGCCAGAGCCTGCACCGCGTggctctgcagtgccagcaggatGCCGAGAGCTGCTGGTACTTCCACCAGACGGTTGTGCCGTGCCTGCTGGCCAtggctgtgcaggcagccaTGCAAG agagcACGCATAGACTGCCAGGcaaggcactgctggaggaAGAGGTGCTGGCTGCCATGATCCCAGTCATCAGTGCTGCCACCACTCACCTGAGCCCTGA GCTGGCTGCCCAGAGTGTGTCTCATGTGGTGCCCCTTTTTCTGGATGGCGATGTCTCCTTCCTACCCCAAAAcagttttccctgctccttccagcctttTGGG GATGGAGAGTGCTTGGAAGCACAGAGACGCCTGATCGCCCTCCTCATGGCCTTCGTCTGCTCCTTGCCCCGCAAT GTGGCAATCCCTCAGCAGGAATGGCTGCTCCGGGAGCTGCTGGCATTGAGCTGTTCCTGCAACTGTCCCTTCACAGCCACCACAGCTGCCAAGTGCTTTGCAGGCCTGGTGAACAAGCACCCAGCAG ggcagcagctggatgaaATTTTGCAGCTTGCAATGAACAGGATGGAGCCCACCCTTGCAGAGGGGCCCCGCCGAACACAGGCACTCACCTTGCTGCTCTGG GTGACCAAAGCCTTGGTGCTGCGCTACCAccccctgagctcctgcctGACAGACAAG CTGCTGGGCCTGCTGGGTGACATGGAGCTGGGCCCTGCCGCAGCCGATGGCTTCTTGCTGCTCATGGCTGAGTCCCCAGACGTGCTGCACAAGGGCTGCCATGCCGACGTGCGCATCATGTTCCGCCAGCGCTTCTTCACTGACAACGTCCCTAAGCTGGTGCAAGGCTTCCATGGGGCTGGCCCTG ACGTGAAGGCCAATTACCTGAAGGGCCTGTCCCATGTGCTGAACCACCTCCCCAAACCTGTGCTGGTGACAGAACTGCCCACG ctgctgtccctcctgcttGAGGCCTTGTCCTGCTCAGATCGTGTAGTACAGCTCTCCACACTGAGCTGTCTCCACCCACTGCTGCTCGAAGCTCCCCAGGTCATGAGCCTGCATGTCGACACACTGGTCACCAAGTTCCTCAACCtcacctccagccccaccaTG GCTGTCCGCATCGCCGCCCTGCGCTGTGCCCATGCCCTCACCAGTCTGCCCACAACAGTG CTGCTCCCATACAAGGGCCGAGTTATCCGGGCACTGGCCAAGCCTTTGGATGACAAAAAGAGGCTGGTGCGGAAGGAAGCAGTGGCAGCACGTGGGGAATG GTTCCTGCTCGGGAGCCCAGGCAGGTGA